In the genome of Streptomyces sp. NBC_00259, the window CGCCGTCGCGGGGACCGGCAACGGTTTCCTGTCCCCGACCGGCGTCGAGATCGCGTTCCTCCTCGTCGGCATCGCCACCCTCGCCGCGGCCGTCGTCACGGTCACGACCAAACAGCTGGTGCACGCCGCCCTCTGGCTGGTCGTCGCGCTGGGCGGCCTCGCCGTCGAGTACCTCCTGCTCACCGCCGAGTTCATCGCCTGGGTGCAGGTGCTGATCTATGTCGGTTCCGTCGTCGTTCTCCTCCTCTTCGGGCTGATGCTCACCAAGGCCCCCATCGGCCGCTCCCCGGACGCCGACTCGGGCAACCGCCCCGCCGCCCTCGTCGTGGCCGTGGCCGCCGCGGCCGCCCTGGTCTGGGTGGTCGTCGACGCGTTCCGCACCACCTGGATCGACCTGGACGGTCCGGTGCAGGGGTCCACCCGGGTCTCCGGAGAGATGCTCTTCCGGCACTGGGTGCTGCCGTTCGAAGCGCTCTCGGTCCTGCTCCTCGCCGCACTGGTCGGCGCGATCGTCCTGTCCCGCAAGAACTCCCAGGACCCGGAGGGGAAGAGCTGATGCATCTCGCCTATCCCGCGGTGCTCTCCGTCCTGCTCTTCTGCACCGGGCTGTACGGAGTGCTCGCCCGCCGCAACGCGATCCTGGTCCTGATGTCCGTCGAGCTGATGCTCAACGCGGTCAACCTCAACCTCGTCGCGTTCGACGTCTGGCTCCGTGACACCCTGCACACCGGCCAGGCGCTGACCCTGTTCACCATCGCCATCGCCGCGGCGGAGATCGGCATCGGCCTGGCGATCGTCCTGATGGTGTACCGCAATCGCGGCACCTCGGACATCGACAAGCTCCGCGACACCGCCGAGGGCCAAGAACCGGCCGAGGCCGCCGCCCCGGCAGAGAAGGCTGAGGCCACCGCGTGACCACGACGACCCTCGCCGTTCTCGTCCCCCTCCTTCCCTTCCTCGGCGCCGTCGCCGGCCTGCTCCTCGGCCGTAAAGCACCCGGTTTCGTCCGCCCCCTGGCCGTTCTGCCGACGCTCGCCGCGACCGTGCTCGCGGTCCTCGTCGCCGTACGCCAGGGCGGTGGCACGCCGATCACCGCCGCCACCCGGCTCACCCCCACCGGCTCGGTCCCCATCGACCTCGCCCTCTACCTCGACGGATTCGCCGTCCTGGTCGCCGTCCTGGTCGGCGTCGTCGCGTCCTGCGTGCAGATCTACTCGACCGCGTATCTGCGCGACGACCCCCGCTACCCCTCCTACGCGGCCCTCGTCTCCCTCTTCACCTCCGCGATGCTGCTCGTCGTCTACTCCGGCGACCTGATGGTGCTGCTGGTCGGCTGGGAGATCATGGGCATCTGCTCGTACTTCCTGGTCGGCCACTACTGGGAGACGCCCGAAGCACGTGCCGCCTCCCTGAAGGCCTTCCTGGTCACCAAGCTCGGCGACGTCCCCTTCCTCTTCGGTCTGTTCGCGCTCGCCGTGGACACCGGAACGTTCCGCATCACCGGCATCCTCGACAACGTCGCGGCGATCGAGCACCCGACCCTGGTGGCGCTGCTGCTGCTCGCCGGCGTGGCGGGCAAGTCCGCCCAGTTCCCGCTGCACACCTGGCTGCCCGACGCCATGGCCGGCCCCACCCCGGTCTCGGCGCTCATCCACGCCGCCACGATGGTCGCCGCCGGTATCTACTTCATCGCCCGGCTCCTCCCGGTCTTCGCCGCCTCCGCGGCAGCGCTGATCGTCCTCGCCGTGATGGCCGCGATCACGATGGTCGGCTCGGCCCTCGCCGCCCTCGCCCAGGACGACATCAAACGGGTCCTCGCCTACTCGACCATCGGCCAGCTCGGCTACATGTCGGGCGCCCTCGCCGTGGGCGACCGTGGCGCCGCCGTCTTCCACCTCCTCGCGCACGGCGCGTTCAAGGCGCTGCTCTTCCTCGGCGCCGGCGTGATCATCCACGCGGCCGGCACCAACTCGCTGGCCGCCATGTCCCGGATGAGCGGCCTGACCAAGCGGATCCCCGACGCGTACTGGACGATGACCGTCGCCCTGCTCGCGCTCGCCGCCATTCCTCCCTTCGCCGGCTTCTTCTCCAAGGAAGCCGTCCTCGTGGCCGCCGAGCACTCCGCGCTCGGCGAGTCCGAGATCGCCCCGGCCGCGGCGGGCTGGGCCGTCCTGCTCGCCGGTCTGCTCACCGCACTGCTCACCGCGGCGTACGCCACCCGGCTGTGGCTGCTCGCGTTCCGCGGCCGAGGTGCCGAGGCCCCCGACCACGGCAGGCAGCCCCTCGCCATGAACGCCGTGCTGTGGGTGCTCGCCGTCCCGTCGCTCGGCTTCGGCCTGACCGCGGCCTATCTCGACGACTGGTTCGGCGGGCGGCCCCTGGAGCCGACGCTCACCACCGCCGTACTCGGCACGGGCGTCGCCCTCGTCGGCGGACTGGTCACCTACGCCACCTGGCGGCACACCACGGCCCTCGCCGCCCGGGCCCGGGCCGGCGCGCCCGCCGCCGAGCCCCAGCTCGTCGCCCACCCGGACGCCGAACCCGCACTCGTCGAGGCGGAGGCCCTGCACATGCCGCATCCCGTGGCCGACCCCGCCGACCCCGGCCGGCTGCTGCTCGGCCCGCTGCACCGCCCCGCGGCCGCCGGCTTCCACCTCGACGCCGTCTACCGCGCCCTGTTCGTCCGCCCCGTCCTGGCCGGTGCCGAACTGGTCCGATTCCTCGACCGCGAGGTCGTGGACACCTACGTACGCGGTGCGGGCACCGGCACCAACTGGCTGGGATGGCTCGTCCGCCGCGCCCAGACCGGCAATGTGCAGACCTACCTCAGCGCGCTGCTGGCCGGCTCCGTCGTCCTGGCGATCGCCGCCGTACTCGTCGCCGCAGGAGCGTGAGCCGTGATCGATATCAGCGAATCCGTGATGCAGGTCCTTCTGGCGTTCATCGTCGTCGGTCCGCTCATCGGCGCCGTGGCCGCCCTCCTGCCGGCCCCGCCCGGACTGAAGGGGAAGTCCCCTGACCAGGCCGTGCTCCGCCACGGTGTCGTCGTCACCGGCGTGATCCTCGCCGCCGCGATCGTCCTCGCGCTCGGCTTCGACCACGACCAGCCGGCGAAGATGCAGGCCACGACGGACATCAGCTGGATCCCGGCACTGGACGTGCGGATCCACCTCGGCACCGACGGCATTTCCCTCCCCCTTCTGGTCCTGACCGCGCTGCTGACCTTCCTCTGCGCGCTCTACAGCTACTTCAAGATGCCGTCGGGCCCGTCCCCGAAGGCCTTCGTCGCACTGATCCTCCTGCTCGAGTCCGGCACCCTCGCCACCTTCGCCGTCCTCGATCTGCTGCTGTTCTTCCTCGCCTTCGAGATGGTCCTCATCCCGATGTACTTCCTCATCGCCCGCTGGGGCGGTGAGGGCCGCCGCCAGGCGGCCTGGAAGTTCATCCTCTTCACTCTGCTCGGTTCGGTCGTCATGCTGCTCGGCCTGCTCCTCGTCGGAGTCAAGGCCGGCACGTTCGACATGGTGGCACTCGCCACTGACAACGGTCGGGGCCTGAGTGCATCCGTGCAGGTCATCGCCGTTCTCGCGATCGGGATCGGCCTCGCGGTGAAGACGCCGATGTGGCCGCTGCACAGCTGGCTCCCGGACGCCCACACCGCCGCCCCGACCGTCGGCTCGGTCCTTCTCGCGGGCGTACTGCTGAAGATGGGTACGTACGGATTCGTCCGGATCGTCCTGCCGATCGCGCCCGACGGGATGCAGGTCTTCGCCCCGTACCTCGCGGCCTTCGCCGTCGCGGGCATCATCTACGGATCGCTCGCCTGCCTCGCCCTGTCCCGCCCGTCGTCCGCACACCGCCCCTCGGCGAGCCTCTTCGAGCCGCTCGACCCGACCGGCCCGAAGGGCGACCTCAAGCGGCTGATCGCGTACTCCTCCGTCGGCCACATGGGCTTCGTCCTCCTCGGCATCGCGACCATGACCCCGACCGGCGTCAACGGCGCGCTCTTCGCCAACATCGCCCACGGCCTCATCACCGGCCTGCTGTTCTTCCTCGTCGGAGCCATCAAGGACCGCTACGGCACCGCCGACCTCGACACGCTGGCCGGCGCCACCGGCGCCGCGCTCTACGGCCGGGCGCCCCGCCTCGGCGGACTGCTCGCCTTCGCCGCCGTCGCCTCGCTGGGCCTGCCCGGACTCGCCGGATTCTGGGGAGAAATGCTCGCGCTGTTCGGCGCGTTCGACCCCGCCGACGGTCTCAGCCGCCCCGCCTTCCTCACCTTCATGGCGATCGGCGGTCTCGGCACGCTCCTCACCGCCGCCTATCTCCTCATCATCGTCCGCCGCGTCTGCATGGGCGCCGCACGGCCCGCCGGCGAGGCGCAGATCGCCGACGTCCAGGGCTACGAGTTCGCCGCCTGGACGCCGCTCGTCGTCCTCACCGTCCTCGCCGGACTCTGGCCCGCGGTCCTCCTCGGCCTCACCGACCCGGCCGTGCAGAAGCTCCTCGCGGGAGGAAAGGCATGACCCCGGCCGCCACGCACGCGCTGTCCGCGCCCGTCGTCCAGTCCGTCGACTGGCTCGCGATCGCCCCGCCGACCATCGCCGCGGTGGCCGCCCTGCTCATCCTGGTCGCCGACCTCTTCGTCGCCGAGCGGAACAAGAAGTACCTGGGCTACGCGGCCATCGCCGGCCTCGTCGCCGCGGTGATCACGCTCGTCCCGCTGCGCAAGGGCGACCGCTCCACCTTCTGCCTCACCACCGCCCCGGACGCCTGCAGTTACACGGCGGACCACTTCGCGCTGGTCATCCAACTCCTCGTGCTCGGCGGCGCGCTGCTCACCGCGCTCCTCTCCGTCACCGAGACCAAGGACCGGCTCCCCGCGGGCGAGTACTGGTTCCTGCTGCTGTCCTCGGCCGCCGGAGCCGCACTGCTGCCCGCCTCGCGCGACCTCGCCACCCTCGTCGTCGCCCTCGAAGTGGCCTCCCTCCCGGCGTTCGCCCTGGTCGGCCTGCGTCGCGGCGACCGGCTCTCCAGCGAGGCCGCGCTCAAGTTCTTCCTCTCCTCGGTCACCGCCACCGCCGTGATGCTGCTCGGCGTCAGCTTCGTGTACGCGTCGACCGGCACCCTGCACCTCAACCAGATCGCGGCCCGTATGGACGCCGTTCCCGGGCAGCTGGAGATCCTCGCCCAGGCGGGAGTCGCCCTCACCCTCGTCGGGTTCGCCTTCAAGACGGCCGCGGTGCCCTTCCACTTCTGGGTGCCCGACACCTATGTGGGCGCGCCGCTGCCCGTCGCCGCCTACCTCTCCGTCGTCGGCAAGGCGGTCGGCTTCTCCGGGCTGGTCCTGGTGACCGTCATCGCCTTCCCCGCCTACGCGGACGTGTGGGGGCCCGTCATGGTCGTACTCGCCGGTCTCACCATGACCGCGGGCAATGTCGCAGCCCTACGCCAGTCGGCCACACGTGCGAACAGCGCGGTACGGCTGCTCGCCTGGTCCTCGGTGGCGCAGGCCGGCTACATCCTGGTGCCGATCGCAGCGGCCGCGTACTCCAGCGACGACCAGATCGGCTCCACCGTCGCCTACGCCCTCATGTACGCCGTCGTGAACCTCGGTGCCTTCGCCGTCGTCGCCCTGGTCGCGCGCACGAAGCCGCTGAACCGGATCGCGGACTACCGGGGCCTGTACGCGACCCGCCCCGTGACCGCCCTGCTGATGGGCTTCTTCCTGCTCTGCCTGGCCGGACTGCCGCCCGGCATCATCGGGCTCTTCGCGAAGGTCACGGTCTTCTCGGCCGCGGTCGACGCGGGTCTCGGCTGGCTCGCGGTCGTCATGGCCGTCAACGTCGTGATCGCGCTCTACTACTACCTGCAGTGGACCGCCCTGCTCTTCAGGGCGCCCGAGGAGGCACCCGGGGGCGCGCCGGAAACCGCCCCGGAGCGGCACCGCGCACCCACTCCTGTCACGGTCGCGATCGCCCTGACCGGTGCCGCGGCCATCCTGCTGTCCGGCTGGCCTCAGTTGGTGCTGAGATTCGCCGCGGTGAGCCTCTTCTGACGCGGCGGCCCTTCTGATGCGACGGTCGCCCACAAGGCTCTGACCTGGCGGTTCGACAAGCCGTGCCCCTACGGGGCACGGTGTTCCGCGCATCTGCACATCAGAAGACAATGAGGAGATCCAGCCGTGCTGAGCGGGTTCAAGGACTTCATTCTCCGCGGAAACGTGATCACGATGGCGATCGGTCTCGCCGTCGGCTCTGCCTTCACCGCGGTCGTCACGGGATTCAGCAACGCCTTCATCACCCCGCTCATCGGCCTCGCCACGCGCGGCACCGGTGACTTCAGCAAGGCCACGTTCTCCGCGGAGGGCGTGAAGTTCCCCTACGGCCTCTTCATCAGTGCCGCGATCGCCTTCGTGATCACCGCGGCGGTGCTCTACTTCTGCGTCGTCGCCCCGATGATGAAGGTGCAGAACCGCTTCATCAAGGACGAGCCGGTCAGTATCAAGGCGGCCGTCCGCGACTGCCCCCGCTGCTACACGGAGATCCCCGCGATCGCCAGCCGCTGCGCGCACTGCACCAGTGAGGTGGAGCCCCTTCCGGAGGCACTGGAGAGGGCCGGGCTGCTCCCGGCCCAGCGCTGATTCACCCGAACGGCCCAACGGCGCCGACGTCCCCGCCCGTGAGGGCGGGGGAACCCGCGGCTCCCGCCTGGCGTTGACCAGTACGGGAGGGTCCACTGGAGAGCGGACCACGACCAGCAGAGGGTTCCCCTGCCGCACCACCTGGAGGGCGTACCGTGCACCGCCGGCACAACGGACTGAGGACTGCCGTTCTCCTCGGGGGACTGTCAGCCCTCATCATCGTCATCGGCAGTCTGTTCGGCCGTATGGGCCTGATCGTCGCCGTCCTCGTGGCCCTGGGGACGAATGCGTACGCGTACTGGAACAGCGACAAGCTGGCCCTGCGCGCCATGCGCGCCCGCCCCGTCAGCGAGTTCGAGGCACCGGCCCTCTACCGGATGGTCAGGGATCTCTCCACCCAGGCGCGTCAGCCGATGCCCCGGCTGTACATCTCCCCGACCCAGGCGCCGAACGCGTTCGCCACGGGACGCAATCCGCGCAACGCGGCGGTCTGCTGCACCGAAGGGATCCTGCGGATCCTCGACGAGCGGGAGCTGCGCGGAGTCATCGGCCATGAGCTGAGCCACGTCTACAACCGGGACATCCTCATCTCGTCCGTGGCCGGCGCCCTCGCCTCGGTCATCATGTTCCTGGTCAACTTCGCCTGGCTGATCCCCATAGGCCGCTCGGACGACGATGACGGCCCAGGCATTCTCGGCATGCTCCTGATCATGATTCTGGGCCCGCTCGCGGCGTCCGTCATCCAGCTCGCCATCAGCCGCTCCCGGGAGTACGAGGCCGACGCCTCGGGAGCCAGGCTCACCGGGGACCCGCTCGCCCTCGCCAGTGCCCTGCGCAAGCTCGACGCGGGGACCAAGCAGCTGCCGCTGCCGCCCGAGCCGAAGATCGAGACGGCGAGTCACATGATGATCGCGAATCCCTTCCGCCCCGGCCAGGGCCTGTCCAAGATGTTCTCCACGCACCCACCGATGGCGGAGCGCATCGCCCGCCTCGAACAGATGGCAGGTCACCGTCCATGAAGACAATCCTGAACGTCATATGGCTCGTCCTGTGCGGTTTCTGGATGTTCCTCGGCTATCTGCTGGCCGGTGTGCTGCTGTGCATCACGATCATCGGCATCCCCTTCGGCCTGGCGGCGTTCCGCATCGGCGTCTACGCGCTCTGGCCGTTCGGCTACACGGTGGTGGACCGCAGGGACTCAGGTGCGCCGTCCTGCGTCGGCAACGTGCTGTGGCTGGTCCTGGCGGGCTGGTGGCTGGCCCTCGGTCATGTCGTCACGGGCATCGCCCTCTGCATCACGATCATCGGCATCCCGCTGGGCATCGCGAACTTCAAGCTGATCCCGGTCTCGCTGCTGCCGCTGGGCAAGGAGATCGTGTCGACGGACGAGCCGTTCACGGCGCGGTACTGAGCGGCTGAGCGGCGTAGCGGTTGAGGCGCTGCGCGGTAGGAGGCGCCGGGCGACCGTGCGGTACTGCCGGCGGCCGGCCGCGGCCTGTCAGTCGTGGCCCTGTCGGCCGCCGCGCTCCCGCAATCCCGCCCGCACCGCGTACGCCGCGGCCCCCACCGCCAGCACCGCGGCGCCCGCAAGGACCGAGGACAGCGGAAGGGCGAACGCCAGCACCAGGCATCCCGCGAGACCACAGGCGGCCGGCGCACGCCATCGGGAACTCAGCGTCCATGCCGAGGCGTTGGCAATGGCGTAGTACACGAGCACACCGAACGACGAGAAGCCGATCGCTCCCCGCACATCGACCGTCGCCGCCACGACGGCCACCACCAGCCCCACCGCGAGCTCCGCGTGGTGCGGGACCTGGAAGCGGGGGTGGACGGCCGCGAGCGTGCGTGGGAGGTGGCCGTCCCGGGCCATCGCCAGCGTCGTCCGTGAGACACCGAGGATCAGCGCCAGCAGCGAGCCGAGCGCGGCCACCGCCGCCCCGACCCGCACCACAGGGACCAGCCACTCCGCGCCCGCCGCCCGGGCGGCATCCGCCAGCGGAGCCGTTGCCCGGCCCAGCTCCGCCACGCCCAGCACGGAAAGGACCGCCAATGCGACACATACGTACACGACCAGCGTGATCCCGAGCGCCATCGGAATCGCCCGCGGAATGGTCCGGGCCGGGTCCCGCACCTCCTCGCCGAGCGTGGCGATCCGCGCGTACCCGGCGAAGGCGAAGAACAGCAGCCCGGCCGCCTGAAGGACGCCTCCCGCGCCGCCGCCGGAGCCGTCCGACCCGAGCCTGCCCAGATCCGCGGACGCCGACGTGAGAGAGGAGACCACCACCGCCGTGAGGACCGCCAGCACGACCGCCACGATCGCCCGGGTCAGCCACGCCGACTTCTGAACTCCCCCGTAGTTCACGGCGGTCAGCGCCAGCACGGCGGCGACCGCCACGGCGTGCGCCTGCTCCGGCCACACGTACGCGCCGACGGTCAGCGCCATCGCCGCACACGACGCGGTCTTGCCGACGACGAACGCCCAGCCCGCCAGATAACCCCAGAACGGGCCGAGCCTCTCCCGCCCGTAGACGTATGTCCCGCCCGACGCGGGGTACCGGGCCGCGAGTCGTGCCGACGCCATCGCGTTGCCGTACGCCACCACCGCGGCCAGCCCCAGCCCCAGAAGCAGCAGCCTCCCGGAACCGGCCGCCGCGGCCGCGGGGGCCAGCGCGACGAAGACCCCGGCGCCGACCATCGAACCCAGCCCGATGACGACTGCGTCGAACACGCCGAGCGACCGGCGCAGCTCCTGTGTCATGGACCGCACCCTACTGATCGCCGCAACCGCACTCGGTACGCACGTCGTCTGAGAGGACAACACCGCACGAAGAATGTGCACGAACAGAAGAAAGGCAGGTCATGGCATGGGCATCATCAGCTGGATCGTCCTGGGGCTGCTCGCCGGGATCGTCGCCAAGATCCTGCTGCCGGGGCGCGACCCGGGGGGCTTCATAGGCACCACCCTCATCGGCATCGCGGGCGCCTTCGTCGGCGGCTGGATATCGACCCGTTTCCTGGACCGTCCGATCGCCAAGGACTTCTACGACGGCGCCACATGGGTGTCCGCCATCGGCGGCGCGCTCGTGCTGCTGATCGCGTACCGGATCCTGTTCGGCCACTCGCGTTCCCGCTAGGTCCCGAGCTCAGCCGGGGAGCCCGGTCTCCCGCAGGGTGAGGTTCAGCCGGCCGGTCAGGCCCAGCGCAGGATCGGCCGTGCCCGGATACACCTTCGGCACCCCGTGGTACGCGAACCGGGACGCGCCGCCGAAGACGAACAGGTCCCCCGACCCCAACTCCACATCCGTGTAGGGCCGCCCGCGGCCCTCCGTGTTCCCGAAGCGGAAGACACAGGTGTCGCCGATGCTCAGCGACACCACCGGGGCGCCGGACCGCTCGTCCTTGTCCTGGTGCATGCCCATCTTCGCGTCGCCGTCATAGAAGTTGACCAGCGCGGTGTCCGGCGCGTACGCCTCCGCCGCGGCGCGGCCCGCCGCGTCGTCCCCGTACGCTCCGGCCAGCGCCTCGCGCCCCAACTCCACCAGCCAGTCCGGGAATCCGGCGACCCTCGCGCCGTTCACGTCATCGGCCGTACGCGTATACCGGTACGGCTGCCAGTGCCAGCCGACGCACACCGTCTGCACGGACATCACCCCACCGCGCGGCAGCCTGGTGTGGCGCAGAGGCACGGGCCCGCGGGCCCAGTCCCGGCACGCCTCGACCAGTTCGCGCTGCCGGGCCGCCGGCAACCACCCGGGGACGTGCACCGCCCCGGGCGCCACCACGGCCCGCTCGCGCGGGAACAGCCCGGACGTCACGACACCAACGCGCCTTCCAGCCCGAGGAGCCGCTCCTTGCGCTCCACCCCGCCCGCGTAGCCGCGCAGCGCGCCATCGGCGCCGATCACCCGGTGGCACGGCCGTACGACCAGCAGCGGATTGCGCCCGATCGCGGTCCCCACGGCCCGTACACCGGCACCCGCGGCCCCGACCCGCTCGGCGATCTGGCCGTAGGTCGCCGTCTCCCCGTACGGAATCTCCTCCACCGCCCGCCAGACGCGACGCTGGAAGTCCGTGCCGGCACCCGGCGCGTACTCGATGGCGAAGTGCCTCAGCTCCCCCGCGAAGTACCCCCGCAGTTGCCCGGCGATCTCCTCGAACGCCCCCGGGTCGCACCGCCAGTCGTCCTTGATCTCGGCCGCGCCCTTCTGGCCGGGCAGAGACAGCGAGACGAGCGCGGTACCACCCACGGCGCTCGCGGACTCCTCGCCGACCAGCAGCAGCTCACCGAGCGGGCTGTCGACCGTCGCGTACACCGTCATGGCTCTTTCCTCTTCTCGTCCGGTCCTGCACCAACGAGTCTGGGCCGCACACCCCCGCGCTGGCTGGCGGTATTCGGACATCGACGCCGGAGCGCCCTCTCGCTAGGCTCCCGGCATGGCCGACAGCGATAGCGTGATGGCGATGGCGAACAGCCGGGTCCATGTCGTGCCGGCGGTGCTCTCGCTGGCCAATCCACCCTGGCAGCGCGAGGTTTGGCTCGACCGGTCCAGGTTCGAGAACCTGGACCACATCTTTGATGTGCTCTTCGATGACTTCTGCGATGCCGACAACCCCGAGCGCTACCTCGGCATCGGTCTGAGGACCGAGGAAGAGATCGAACTCATGCGTCGGCTCGGCGCCGCACTCAACGCCGCGAGCGACGAGGCTCCACACGACACCGACGAGGAGTACCTGGCTGCCGGCACCTGGCCCGAAGTGGTGGCCATCGCTGGTCGTCTTGCACGGGTCATGGTCGCGAACGACCTGAGCGAACTCGTCCGCCTGCATGAGGACGCGAGCCAGAGGCAGCAGTCAGGCCCGGCGACACAAGGCGAGTCGGCCTGAACCGGTCATCAGGAGGAAGGCCGAGTCAGAGCGCTCGACACACCGGCACACACCCGTGGCCGGACGAGGAGGGCACAACGAGGGCTGCCGTGGTGGCCGTCCTCGGCGATGTGTCCCGCTGTGCCCTGCTCGCCCGGCCTGACAGTGCCAGTGCAGGTCGGACTGGTTGATCAGCGGTAGTTCACGAACTGCAGGGCGAAGTCGAAGTCCTTCCCCTTCAGCAGCGCGATGACGGCCTGCAGGTCGTCACGGCTCTTCGAGCTGACGCGCAGCTCCTCGCCCTGCACCTGCGCCTTGACGCCCTTGGGGCCCTCGTCGCGGATGGCCTTGGCGACCTTCTTGGCGTTCTCCTGGGAGATGCCCTCCTCGATCGAGGCGAAGATCTTGTACTCCTTGCCGGAGAGCTGCGGCTCACCCGCGTCCAGGGACTTCAGCGAGATACCACGCTTGATCAGCTTGGACTGGAAGATGTCGAGAATCGCCTTGACCCGCTCCTCACCGCTCGCCTGCATAAGGATCTTGTCGCCGGACCACTCGATGGTCGCGCCGGTGCCCTTGAAGTCGTAGCGCTGCGAGATCTCCTTGGCGGCCTGGTTGAGGGCGTTGTCGACCTCCTGCCGCTCGACCTTCGAGACGATGTCGAAACTGGAGTCGGCCATGTGCTGTGGCTCCTTGTATCGGGGGCGTAGACGTACGGCCGGGCAACCCGGACCGCCACCGCAAAGCCTAGCCACCCGCACCCGCCCGAGCCCTGATCAATCCGGTGGCGGAGCACCCCCACGGATCAGGTATCGTTTACGTCGTTGCCACGGAGCACCGCCCCAAAGCGGACCTCCTGTGCGACATCCCATGGCGGTGTGCCCGAGTGGCCAATGGGAGCGGACTGTAAATCCGTCGGCTTAGCCTTCCCAGGTTCGAATCCTGGCGCCGCCACGCGATAGAAATGGCCCCTGATCTGCGGAAACGTGGATCAGGGGCCATTGTTGTTGAGGCGGCGTCGGGAGTTGACTGTCTCGCTGTGTCTCGTCCCTTCGCGCTGTCACCACCTGCGGTGTCTGGTCGAGAGCCCGGTTGAGGACCGCGTCGCGATGGACTTCT includes:
- a CDS encoding alpha-ketoglutarate-dependent dioxygenase AlkB family protein, producing the protein MTSGLFPRERAVVAPGAVHVPGWLPAARQRELVEACRDWARGPVPLRHTRLPRGGVMSVQTVCVGWHWQPYRYTRTADDVNGARVAGFPDWLVELGREALAGAYGDDAAGRAAAEAYAPDTALVNFYDGDAKMGMHQDKDERSGAPVVSLSIGDTCVFRFGNTEGRGRPYTDVELGSGDLFVFGGASRFAYHGVPKVYPGTADPALGLTGRLNLTLRETGLPG
- a CDS encoding GlsB/YeaQ/YmgE family stress response membrane protein, which encodes MGIISWIVLGLLAGIVAKILLPGRDPGGFIGTTLIGIAGAFVGGWISTRFLDRPIAKDFYDGATWVSAIGGALVLLIAYRILFGHSRSR
- a CDS encoding SCO4402 family protein translates to MADSDSVMAMANSRVHVVPAVLSLANPPWQREVWLDRSRFENLDHIFDVLFDDFCDADNPERYLGIGLRTEEEIELMRRLGAALNAASDEAPHDTDEEYLAAGTWPEVVAIAGRLARVMVANDLSELVRLHEDASQRQQSGPATQGESA
- a CDS encoding YajQ family cyclic di-GMP-binding protein yields the protein MADSSFDIVSKVERQEVDNALNQAAKEISQRYDFKGTGATIEWSGDKILMQASGEERVKAILDIFQSKLIKRGISLKSLDAGEPQLSGKEYKIFASIEEGISQENAKKVAKAIRDEGPKGVKAQVQGEELRVSSKSRDDLQAVIALLKGKDFDFALQFVNYR
- a CDS encoding methylated-DNA--[protein]-cysteine S-methyltransferase: MTVYATVDSPLGELLLVGEESASAVGGTALVSLSLPGQKGAAEIKDDWRCDPGAFEEIAGQLRGYFAGELRHFAIEYAPGAGTDFQRRVWRAVEEIPYGETATYGQIAERVGAAGAGVRAVGTAIGRNPLLVVRPCHRVIGADGALRGYAGGVERKERLLGLEGALVS
- a CDS encoding APC family permease codes for the protein MTQELRRSLGVFDAVVIGLGSMVGAGVFVALAPAAAAAGSGRLLLLGLGLAAVVAYGNAMASARLAARYPASGGTYVYGRERLGPFWGYLAGWAFVVGKTASCAAMALTVGAYVWPEQAHAVAVAAVLALTAVNYGGVQKSAWLTRAIVAVVLAVLTAVVVSSLTSASADLGRLGSDGSGGGAGGVLQAAGLLFFAFAGYARIATLGEEVRDPARTIPRAIPMALGITLVVYVCVALAVLSVLGVAELGRATAPLADAARAAGAEWLVPVVRVGAAVAALGSLLALILGVSRTTLAMARDGHLPRTLAAVHPRFQVPHHAELAVGLVVAVVAATVDVRGAIGFSSFGVLVYYAIANASAWTLSSRWRAPAACGLAGCLVLAFALPLSSVLAGAAVLAVGAAAYAVRAGLRERGGRQGHD